Proteins encoded within one genomic window of Panicum virgatum strain AP13 chromosome 1N, P.virgatum_v5, whole genome shotgun sequence:
- the LOC120654971 gene encoding zinc transporter ZTP29-like isoform X1: MELQVFHRALGLSLVGDLSTAIGALFVVLNPTPNLKMLGLLQGFAAGLMLSISFLDLAHNAINSIGFLKGNLWFFAGVLFFGFIVKFIPEPAFSPQADPSEKKADDGGSGKDMMRKHRRQVLFSGIITAVGISLHNFPEGMAVFLGSVKGLHVGLNLAVAIALHNIPEGVAVALPIYFATRSKWQAFYVAAGSGLAEPVGVIAVAYLFPSSLNPEILEGLLGSVGGVMAFLTLHEMLPLAFDYCGQKRAIKAVFLGMACMSASLYFLEISLPKEISL, translated from the exons GTGCGCTGTTTGTAGTTTTGAATCCAACCCCTAACCTTAAGATGCTTGGGCTTCTACAG GGTTTTGCTGCTGGGCTTATGCTGAGCATCTCCTTTCTGGATCTGGCACACAATGCAATAAATTCTATTGGCTTCTTGAAGGGCAACCTCTGG TTTTTTGCAGGAGTTCTTTTCTTTGGTTTCATTGTCAAGTTTATTCCAGAGCCAGCCTTTTCACCACAAGCTGATCCAAGTGAGAAAAAG GCTGATGATGGTGGGTCGGGTAAAGATATGATGAGAAAGCATCGCCGGCAAGTGTTATTCAGTGGTATTATCACTGCTGTTG GAATTAGCTTGCACAATTTTCCAGAGGGAATGGCTGTATTTCTTGGGTCTGTGAAG GGTCTTCATGTGGGTTTGAACTTGGCTGTTGCTATCGCTTTACATAACATACCAGAG GGGGTTGCTGTAGCTCTTCCAATCTATTTTGCTACCAGGAG CAAATGGCAGGCATTTTATGTGGCAGCAGGATCTGGTTTGGCTGAGCCAGTAGGAGTAATTGCTGTAG CTTACTTGTTCCCAAGCAGCTTGAATCCTGAAATTCTCGAAGGCCTACTTGGATCTG TTGGTGGCGTTATGGCTTTCCTCACTCTGCATGAAATGCTGCCTCTTGCGTTTGACTATTGTGGCCAGAAGCGAGCTATCAAAGCAGTATTTTTGGGCATGGCATGCATGTCTGCAAG CTTGTACTTCCTGGAGATCAGCCTACCAAAGGAGATAAGCTTGTAG
- the LOC120654971 gene encoding zinc transporter ZTP29-like isoform X2 — protein MLGLLQGFAAGLMLSISFLDLAHNAINSIGFLKGNLWFFAGVLFFGFIVKFIPEPAFSPQADPSEKKADDGGSGKDMMRKHRRQVLFSGIITAVGISLHNFPEGMAVFLGSVKGLHVGLNLAVAIALHNIPEGVAVALPIYFATRSKWQAFYVAAGSGLAEPVGVIAVAYLFPSSLNPEILEGLLGSVGGVMAFLTLHEMLPLAFDYCGQKRAIKAVFLGMACMSASLYFLEISLPKEISL, from the exons ATGCTTGGGCTTCTACAG GGTTTTGCTGCTGGGCTTATGCTGAGCATCTCCTTTCTGGATCTGGCACACAATGCAATAAATTCTATTGGCTTCTTGAAGGGCAACCTCTGG TTTTTTGCAGGAGTTCTTTTCTTTGGTTTCATTGTCAAGTTTATTCCAGAGCCAGCCTTTTCACCACAAGCTGATCCAAGTGAGAAAAAG GCTGATGATGGTGGGTCGGGTAAAGATATGATGAGAAAGCATCGCCGGCAAGTGTTATTCAGTGGTATTATCACTGCTGTTG GAATTAGCTTGCACAATTTTCCAGAGGGAATGGCTGTATTTCTTGGGTCTGTGAAG GGTCTTCATGTGGGTTTGAACTTGGCTGTTGCTATCGCTTTACATAACATACCAGAG GGGGTTGCTGTAGCTCTTCCAATCTATTTTGCTACCAGGAG CAAATGGCAGGCATTTTATGTGGCAGCAGGATCTGGTTTGGCTGAGCCAGTAGGAGTAATTGCTGTAG CTTACTTGTTCCCAAGCAGCTTGAATCCTGAAATTCTCGAAGGCCTACTTGGATCTG TTGGTGGCGTTATGGCTTTCCTCACTCTGCATGAAATGCTGCCTCTTGCGTTTGACTATTGTGGCCAGAAGCGAGCTATCAAAGCAGTATTTTTGGGCATGGCATGCATGTCTGCAAG CTTGTACTTCCTGGAGATCAGCCTACCAAAGGAGATAAGCTTGTAG